The genomic segment ataatattacaCGCCGCAGAAATACTACTACATATAAAGTTAATATAGAGATTACAAGATCCTGTATGCTATATTCCTGAAATTGAGCCAAGCAATGAAAGCAAGGATTGATGGTTTAACCAGTTTTGACCCCTATTGCTGCTGCTCTGTAGTTCAACTTTTGATTTGAAACTCTGATTTGAAATTTGGCCAAACTAATAGTTGTCGACAGTGCAAGCTCTTAAGGAGTCATAAAGAACTTCTTCGTTTAACAACTTACCTGCAAAGAGAACACAAGTCATTACCAAAACACAAAACAATGTCCATTTAGTTTAGGCAATAAaagttgggggggggggggggttgggaaATGTTTCAACCTATGAACACTATTTTGTTTAGTTGACTTTCATCTGTTCTCCATTTGCGAGCTGGAACAATCTCGTAGATTTCCCTCACAGCCTGCAAATATCAAAAGGCAGAAAGATAATCCCCTCAAGCTTAACCAATGACTGCCCAGATAATTTCGTGGATAGTCATCATTCAGAACAAACAGGCGAATCCAGCTGCCATGGTGTTTGGACAGTTGCGCAATTACATGCAGCCATTAGCCTGCATATGTACTAGAAGCTGTTTGATCCCTTGACAATCAGGTTTGCCAAGCAAGCTAGTCAATTCATGTCAACATGGGCAGTTATGCTGGCGGAGATGAGCCAATTGTTAGCAAAGCTACAAGTTCCTAATCAGCATTGTAAATTCAATCGGCGTTTTAGCTAAATTTTATGCTCTCTTTTACTATTTGCAACTCCAATGGCATTTATATCCTagccattttttttaatcaacgTTCTTCTCTTCTGCAGAAAGAGGTTAtgaaagcaaaagcagaaacgTTGTAACCAACATTAAAGTCTGCTTTCCAGCAGGTAAagcatttagatttgcatctcatgcaTTAAAGTAAAAGTGTACCTGCAAAGTATGAAGTTGATCAGAGTTTACTATGCTTAAAACCCCTTTGCAACGATAAACATCCATGCCATATTTTTTATCCCAAAGAATCTCCTCTAGCCACATCCGAACCTTGAGAAACGACAGGAGAAAATTGGTATCAAGGACCACCCTTTTGGAGGAAGATATGTAACCACAAGGTAAGCCAACTATTAGTGCAAtgtaaaagcaagaaaaagaagGCATAAGAATGAGTAATTAATACTCTGTATAAAGATGAAAAAAGTCAAACATTTTGAGAAATATTTCCTAATTTCAATCCCTACTGGATGAAGGGTTCttttaaacagaaaagaaaggaaaaaaaggatagAACCATAATCAAATAATAGGAACATGTATGGACCTCATCAAGATCCACCAGTTACATTGACAATCTTTTTAAAGTACCTTGTCAAGATCTATCTTCTTTGGCTCACAGATACACAAGGTTCTCACACCAGAATCATGAAGTTCTCTGGTAGTCAGGGATTTGTTTTGTTCAAGCAGTGCTTCCAAATGAGCAACATGCTGAAATTAAACGAATCAAACAGGCAGATAGCACCATCAAATCAGTAACTGCCTATTAAAGAGACTGAtgatataataataataattaaaaaaaagactGAGAATGAAACTCAACTGAAGCATCATATGCCTGGCAGTCCAATATCTTGGATAATTCTACTTGACACCGTGTGGAACGAATGATACTGGCAAGGGAGTTGATATCATGTATCTCCTTCTCCAATTCCTCTAAAATATTTCCAGAATCATCAGCCATAACTTGATCGACTTTGTTAAGAATCACAACATCCTAAGAAAGCAACAGAAAGTAGAATCCTAAGTGCTATGATGCCATAATCCAAGCTAGACTAGTCACGAATATATGCAAATATGACTAAaggaaaacataaaaattaacttagaaatgaagaagaaaatttccTCATATTGACATCAAATTATTTGAAGAAATTAAAGCGAAATCATTACCGCAAAAGCTATTTGTAAATATGCTTCAGGAAATGATGACGAATCACGATGCAAATTAAGCTGGTGACGAAGGTTTTTGGCATCGATAACCTATGAGATAAGCAAATTGATTATaaccggaaaaaaaaaatcaataatccTTTGCTGGAATAGATCACctcattagatggaggagaaCACAAACAGAAAATGGCAAGCAATCAACTAGCATAAAATGTAAATGTTTACTTTATTCCAAATTCATTTGCTCTCCAACAAGGACAGTCTGATAAGAAAGAAGAGCATGGCATCTATGTCTAGTTTATGTCTCTAGTAAAACTCTTATCATCGTATAAATCGAAGTCGGCCCATGAAACTCACTGTGATGATAGAATCGAGCTTAACAGCTGACTCGAGCTGATCATCCAACCAAAGAACAGATGCAAGAGGAGCAGGGTTTGCCAGCCCTGTGGTTTCCAGTAATATATGGTCAAGTCTGCATATaacatgaaaaaaaattttcagaccATTAACACCCAGGAGTATACTTCATATCAATAAATGGCAAAACAAGCATACACTACTGGATGCTCATTGAGTTGGCTCCAAactacaaataaaacaaatgaaaaagtATGGCAAGAGAACATATGCAGCATCTACCACCTCCGGTCACTAATGTTTTATGTTAATATTACACattatccttctttttcctgGTGTAGTCTTCCATAATTAAATTTCTCTGCATTACTCATTCAATGGAGATAAATGCCCCCCAGAACCTTAAGACCCTACCCTTTTAAACCTATCAGTTCTAGCAAAATATTCTGTACTATAATTCTGAACATTAAAAAGGAGTTGCGTTGGCAATGATGAGTTGACAAGATTGTAAACGTGCATGTTTTCACAAAAGTAATCACCCATGCTTAGTATCAAAGACTACCCCGACCAAATGGAGTATTTGCATTgacctttcttttctttgaacaagCTGCTCCAATGCTTGAACCAGACTGTGCTTAACAGTGCAACAAATGCAGCCATTATCCAGCTCCACCCACTCCTCCACCAGCCCACCTTCCTCTCCTTCATTAATCATTGCCCTTTCCACTCCGATTTCCTCCCCAAACTCGTTCAATATCACTGCTATCCTCTTTCCATGTTGGGTTTTCAATATATGATTCACCAACTGAAAAAATCagctcaaaagaaaattccgcaatgacattttatcaaacacttgTATATCATACTACAAAAATAGAATAAATAATTAAGCAGGCAAGAGAGAAACGGAATTACTGTGGATTTTCCCGCACCCAGATAGCCAGTGATAACGGTGACGCCAACTGGAGGGAAAGTATCTGACGGTTGCGAGATGACATGATCTACGGTGGCGGTGATCGCGACGGCGAGCGGTGGCTCGTCCTCGTCGTCTTCCATTTTTTGGGCTTTCCAACTGGGAGCTTGTTAGATGGTGAGAAGGTAAGAAATGGGGTGCTGGCCTTAGTGTTGGGCCTGAAAAAGGGAGTCTGTTCAAATAGACAGATTGAAGCCCATTTCAAGATAATTTATTGGGCTTGGATGTCTGTGAATGGTTTTGTAAATTGACCGGGAGTATTGGGCATCAACTGTCAATCAAAAGCAGCGTTTTGCACACCCAAGTATTTAGAGCgggtttgaattgctatttttttagggcttttataaaaaaatatatattataataatttgatgtataCGAGGTAaaatagataattaaaaaatatgtctatgaaaaatataaaaataaaatgcacatttttctataaaacaaggcttaaataatttatttgataTGTAACTTGATCATAACAAACTGCCTAAAAACCTAAGGTTGGAATCCCTTTGATTAAACATTTGTCTTCTTATCACAAGTTTTTCAACTTGGTTCCTTGTTAATTAGTcaattagtattttttttaatggaaaATTAAAGGGCTACTCAATCTAGATTTATAAGCTTGTAGCAGCTTGAAAGGAGTACGGAAGGAATAATAAAAATCTAGTAAACAACTTATAGCTGTACCTTGCTAAAGTTTATCATACTCCTATGTAATGATTAATCTACACCGGCTGTTACCTTAAAAAGGTTATTTATACTAAGAAGGTATGCTTTTCGTATGTTTTGTATTCCTCGCCGATGCTTTTAAAGTTGTTTTAATGTTTGGTTATTTTGTTGGACTATATCTCCCTTTTAAGGTAGATAATTTACACAACAAGTGCAAAAGACCAAAATAAAATATGTCTGATGCTGCTTTTGGTCTAATGACAACATAAACTTTACTCAACCTCTGAACATGATGAGGTGTGTAGAAAACAAAATTGATGAAACAGTTTACTTTTAGGTCGTGAACCCAACCCCCAACCCCTTCTCTCCCAACAAAAAACGGggaggattaatctttcctatacTGACAGCGTATATATTGTCAACGTTGGATAAATGACAActgtacaaaatttgaatttaaaattcaacttttgcatacATGTCATGAATACATGTCATGAATCtaacgatgatagtgtatacactatcagtgtatataagatttactcggAGAGAAAAACTAAATAAGAACTTTTCCAACTTGGTTGAGCCATTAATAAATCAAGAATCAAACATAAGTTAGGgacaatttatttatttgtggCGTTGAAGACGTACTGGAGGCAAAAGCATGCATGAAAGCGTAGTCGATCACGTAGAGCTTTCAGCAATGTAATCACCGAAGCGTTAAGCAATCCAGTTCTTGACTTCTCGATCGATGATAAACTACTATATGTAAAAAGCCTCTTCTCTATAGTTTAAATTAATCTCGCAGCTTTTTCATTCATGCACGGATATTATTAAGTTAATTGTTTTTTTGTTGCTGTCATTCCTATCCAAAGGCGTATGCAAATAAACACATACGCACATTTGCAGTTTCATTCCGTGCACGGATCTTGATTGCTCTATATTTCTTGTTTCCATCTCAACTGTCATACCGTTATCCATCTACACATCTCTTTCAATAAATTGTTAGAGATTGTCACTTACAAGAAAAGCTAGATATAATAAACTATAAACCACTAGGCTTTCCTattcttttttatctttttacttatttattttttattcattttttttaaatgtaagtGAAAGGTTTCAAACCCTTGATTTCTCATTTACGCTTTCTCTTCCTGTACCACCCAATACATTAGAAGTTTTCGAACTCTTAACTTCTCACTTATACTTTTTCGTCCTGTACCACCCAACACATTTATTTATCTCAAGCTTTCCTGTACTTCTATGTCGGATATAATTTGATatggaaaatgttttttttttttggtaacttTTTCAGAAGGTTTCATATAGTCTTTAATTGTCACTCCATTATGTTGTAATGTTTCAAGTCAAATTAGTCGGTAAAGTTTATTATACTTTTAGGTTATGCAACACGTACGAGACTGAAGTTGGTTTTTTCCTCCTTGTTTTGAATGTGATTAATGAGTTCAGATGGCAAATTCAGAATTACACGCGGCGCCATATATGTCTCTGGCCAAAACCAGATGGCATTATCATTATCACGTATGCAAACAATAAAGCGACAGCCGAGAACTCTGAAAAATGGAACACAAGACATTTTGTATGGCCCCGTCgtgggaaagaaagaaaagaactgCAGCGCCAATCCCATCATTGATGTTATGTAACTAGTACTGTGTTATCTTTCAAGCATGAATGTAGCAAAACAGAGAGATGACTAAGATTCAAcccaaaatagaaaaagaaaaggattggAGAATAAGAATCGAAACCAAAAAACAGGAAAGCAATTATGCAGTAGTGATTGATTTTGTGTAGCTTTTGATACAGAACTGCAGATTCCCTCTGGCTCCACAAAATGTGGACGCCACTTTTTGGTGGTTGACAATTTTATTCGCGCCATGTGTACGCCAAGACTCAATTAATTGTCTCGACAGAAGCTAAATGCTATGCCTTCACCAAAGTATAATTGTTCACATCAGATCAACCCCACAATACAGGCTTGAGGTCTGAGGAGAAGTCTGAGGAGGAATCTATCTGAAAGGCTCCCTTTTGCCCTTTTGGGAGAAAAATTTACgtctgatatatatatatatgcatttagataatatttttttttcaaaaaaaaaaaaagagaggagaggAGTTTATGTGAAATTAATTAAGACGATTTAATGTCCATGACCGAACTTTAACTGTTTCCTGCCATTTACattcaaagctgaaatttggttaaaattcttcttcttctttgtcagTTTCCCGTACTTCATTCAATATGCAGCTATTGTTCATTTCTCTGCGGTTTCGTCTGCTTCTTTTCCCATTCTGCTACGATTGTTTGAGGAGGTATGCTTGTCCTTCTCCTGCTTAATTTAGTCTTCTTTGATGATTGGTTTCCTCTATTTCACTTGGGTACGTATCTTGTTTATCATAGAAATATGGGGATCTGATTCGTGGTTTAGTTAAACAATTTACTTTGGTAGAGGATCAAATGGACTTGAACTTTTTCTGGGATAAAGATTATGCCTTAAACATTTGCTGGATTTGATTGAAGAATCACAAGTACAAAGCACCTTCAAGAATATTGATTTTACTCTTTCGTGTTCTGCTGCGCAACTACTACAGACTGCCGTTTCTGGATGACCAATGACTATTATGTCTAGGATCAACATGATTAACGCAAAGACAAACAAATGTAAGACTATTCTATCTGAATATTTTCAATATGCATAATACGTGGCATAGTTACGACCAAAATCCGAGGATTAATTCCTCCAAGTAATAATTTGTGATTATACAATCTTCTTAACGTAATTAGTCGAACATTAATGCACTCAACCAgagacaattaaaaatagatTATGccatatagtttttttttttccctttctttcttgagctAGAAACGTTCTCCAACATGACACTTTCTTATGGGCGCAAGAACCGGGCTTTATGATCTCCCATTCTCCCTCAGGAATGGTTCAAACAAAATCTTGAAATATATAGATACATATAAATTGTTTTGTACATAGAAAACATCCTCAATATGTCTTGTCTGACTGGTCCTAGCTAGTCTTTTAATAAATATAAGGTTCATTTACGAATGAAATTAGCAAATTTCCACTTGAacaaatgttaaaaaaaaaaaaaatcaatcttgGGAGACAAGAGATAAGGGTCAGTAGGGCAGTGGTGACCCGTGAACACTAATTCCGAAGAAAGGCAGGTGTGAACTGGGAACTGCGATCGGCAAGTTGGATCCATACAAGTGTGAAGCCAAGCAAACAAATCTTATCATTGTCAAAAGAATCCTAAGAACAACAAAGAAACAGCTGAAAAAAAGATGGATTAAACATTTAAGTTCTACTTAATTACCTCCAACAAATGAGCCGGATGTCCAGCTGATTAGTGGGTTCTTGATCATTAGTATATATAGAATGTGAACCCAAAATCTTGCAGCCCCCACAATTACCTCCCACCATGGCCACCACCACCATTACGGCTGCCATTATCCCTTTCTTTCTCTCTGGGGACGAATGGACGATCGAGTCACCGCCAGGAACAGTCAACCCTTAGCTTATTATATATGTACATGTTGCTTTACCCTGCAACCAATTTGCATCatcccacttttttttttttaagtcctATCCTctatccatttttcttacacaTGCACATCATTTCTACGTATCTATATCCCACCTTAAATATACAAGTCAGTTAAGGTAGTTTTCAGTTTAAATTTGTTGGGGGACTTTAAATTGAGTCTTACACAGAACAACCTTCGAGCCAAAGCTATGGTGGTGCTGAGAAAAGACATTCTTTTATTTGTATTTGTGGCTATTTTGGGGCTCCGGACATGCTTGGGACAGATTAATAGAGGAAGTTTTCCGAAGGGTTTTGTCTTTGGGACCGCCTCTTCTGCTTATCAGGTCTGTCTTCAATCTCCATTAATTTTCTGCTGTATCTCTGGAGCATGCATTCACAATTCAGTGATTTCATCCTTATTAGTGTGGTCTCTTTAAATCTCTTGAACTGCAAAAGATACGAAAAATCGTATGTAGTGATTATTTGATGTTTGATAACGGTGTGAATATGATTGATTAGTACTAAATTGGCATATAAACACGAAATCAAGCTCATAATATGATGCAATCTTGAGTATATACATTAAGCACAACCAGAAAATTAACTCATCGTAATTGTGCTGCTTTTTGGGAATTAGAAAAAATGAGGGGACAAATATCAGTCATTGCATGGTTAGCAAAAGCAAGCAAAAAAGACGAATAAATAAGTGGATCAGGatgtataaaagaaaaaaaaagagaaaaatttattGATGCATGATAAG from the Coffea arabica cultivar ET-39 chromosome 11e, Coffea Arabica ET-39 HiFi, whole genome shotgun sequence genome contains:
- the LOC113717788 gene encoding uncharacterized protein isoform X1; this translates as MEDDEDEPPLAVAITATVDHVISQPSDTFPPVGVTVITGYLGAGKSTLVNHILKTQHGKRIAVILNEFGEEIGVERAMINEGEEGGLVEEWVELDNGCICCTVKHSLVQALEQLVQRKERLDHILLETTGLANPAPLASVLWLDDQLESAVKLDSIITVIDAKNLRHQLNLHRDSSSFPEAYLQIAFADVVILNKVDQVMADDSGNILEELEKEIHDINSLASIIRSTRCQVELSKILDCQAYDASHVAHLEALLEQNKSLTTRELHDSGVRTLCICEPKKIDLDKVRMWLEEILWDKKYGMDVYRCKGVLSIVNSDQLHTLQAVREIYEIVPARKWRTDESQLNKIVFIGKLLNEEVLYDSLRACTVDNY
- the LOC113717788 gene encoding uncharacterized protein isoform X2, with the protein product MEDDEDEPPLAVAITATVDHVISQPSDTFPPVGVTVITGYLGAGKSTLVNHILKTQHGKRIAVILNEFGEEIGVERAMINEGEEGGLVEEWVELDNGCICCTVKHSLVQALEQLVQRKERLDHILLETTGLANPAPLASVLWLDDQLESAVKLDSIITVIDAKNLRHQLNLHRDSSSFPEAYLQIAFADVVILNKVDQVMADDSGNILEELEKEIHDINSLASIIRSTRCQVELSKILDCQAYDASHVAHLEALLEQNKSLTTRELHDSGVRTLCICEPKKIDLDKVRMWLEEILWDKKYGMDVYRCKGVLSIVNSDQLHTLQHNCPC
- the LOC113717788 gene encoding uncharacterized protein isoform X3 — encoded protein: MEDDEDEPPLAVAITATVDHVISQPSDTFPPVGVTVITGYLGAGKSTLVNHILKTQHGKRIAVILNEFGEEIGVERAMINEGEEGGLVEEWVELDNGCICCTVKHSLVQALEQLVQRKERLDHILLETTGLANPAPLASVLWLDDQLESAVKLDSIITVIDAKNLRHQLNLHRDSSSFPEAYLQIAFADVVILNKVDQVMADDSGNILEELEKEIHDINSLASIIRSTRCQVELSKILDCQAYDASHVAHLEALLEQNKSLTTRELHDSGVRTLCICEPKKIDLDKVRMWLEEILWDKKYGMDVYRCKGVLSIVNSDQLHTLQVSC